A region of the Microbulbifer pacificus genome:
CGCCGTGGTCATCGGGGTGAAAATGTGGATCGACGGCCTGCGCAAGGTGCAACTGCCGACCGATGGCAGTCGCCTGCCTGGCAAGGCCGGGCTGACCCTGGCTGGAGCGGTAATCGGCTGGGCGTCGGCGATCTTCGGTATTGGTGGGGGCTCACTTACCGTGCCGTTCCTGTCGCGCTGCCATATCGTCATGCAGCGTGCGGTTGCCACCTCTGCTGCGTGTGGCCTGCCGATCGCGATTGCGGGTGCATTGAGTTTCGCGGTGCAGGGCTGGAATAATCCCCAGCTGCCAGCGTGGAGCACAGGCTACATCTACTGGCCGGCCTTTGTTGGCATCGTGCTCGCCAGTACCTGGTTCGCCCGCCTCGGCGCGAAGCTGGCCCACAGGCTCTCGCCGCAACTGCTGAAAAACTGCTTTGCCGGACTGCTGTTTGTAATTGGTGTGCGCTTTATCTGGCAGAACTACACCGTGCTATTCAGCTGATTGGCCTGGTGGCAGTAATAAAAAAGCCGCTGTGGTTTCCCGCAGCGGCTTTTTTTGTGCAGTCAGTTTCCGCGATTAGCGAATACCGCACATACCTTTTTTCAGCAGCGGCGAGATGACAATCATCAGCGCACCGACGCCGAGACCCCACCACATTAGGTACTCGTAGAGACTTGTGTAAGTGGCCAGGGTGGAGGCCATATCGCTACCGCCTTCCTGAGGCATGGCCGCCATCTTGCCGATGCGGGTCGCCACGGTTTCAGACAGGGCAGTAGCCAGGAACCAGGTACCCATACTCACGCTGACGACCTTGCCGATAGACAGCTTGGTTACCGCAGACAGGCCCACCGGAGAGAGACACAGCTCACCGGTGGTGTGCAGCAGGTAGGCCAGTACCAGCCAGATCATCGCGACCTTGCCGGCTTCGGTGGGGAAGGCCGCGCCCAGAACCAGTGCGCCGAAGCCGAGACCGGCCTGAATGATGCCGAGGCCGAATTTGACCGGAGTGCTGGGTTCCCAGCCGCGCTTGCCGAGCCACACCCACAGGGCAGCGAACGGAATCGCCAGCAGCATGATGAAGCCGGCATTCAGGGAGCCGAACATGGAAGCGCGGATCTCGCCGTCACCTACGGTGCGGTCGAGTACGCGGTCCGCGTACAGGGTCATGGAGCCTGCGGACTGCTCGAACAGTGCCCAGAACACGATGGTGGAGGTGATCAGCACCATCAGCACCACGGTGCGGGAGAACTCCTCGCTGTAATGGCGGGCAAAGCCGTAACCGATGAAGGCAACCAGGCCGAGCAGCATGCAACCGAGCCATACATCCACGTTGGTGAAAGCCCAGATCAGGCCGAGAGCAGCAGTGGCCGCGGCCATGCCAATGGCAATCATGTCCTTGCCCTTGCTGTCTTTATGCAGCATGGAGAACAGGATCAGGCCAACAATGGCCACAATCAGCAGGCTGTTCTGCGCCAGGTGCACCACCGGCTCGCTCTGAACCAGGAACCATACCAGCGCCAGGGAGGCGATACCGCCCAGGTACACGGCCCATTCCTTGTTGATCGGGCCGACGGCCTTTTCCTTCAGGACTTCAGGGCGGCTGGGCTCGGCCAGGCCATCCAGGTATTTCTGTCCCCAGGTGAAGGTGATCAGGCCGACTACCATGCCGATACCCGCCAGACCGAAGCCGTAGCCCCAGCCATAGGTTTCTCCCAGCCAGCCACACAGCAGGGTCGCCATGAAGGAACCGACATTGATACCCATGTAGAAGATGGTGAAGCCGGCGTCGCGACGGGGATCATTTTTGGCGTAGAGCTGGCCGACGATGGTGGAGATGTTAGGCTTGAGGAAGCCCACACCCACAGTGATCAGCGCCAGTGCCATAAAGAACACTTTGAGGGCAACGACGTCCTGGATGATCACACCTTCGGTGAGCGTGGTGCCGGCGGCGATCACGCTGCCGTCGTTCAGGGTGATGGCTTCGCTGAGCACAGTGCCAGCGGCATAGGAAATGGCGGCATGGCCTTCCACCGCCATCAGCAGGTGACCGAGGCAGAGCAGGATGCCGCCGAACAGTACGGCCTTGCGCATGCCCAGATAGCGGTCGGCCAGCAGGCCGCCGATCAGTGGGAGTGCGTAAACAAGGCCCGCGTAGGCACCGAGCACGTCATAGCCGGCGCTGTCGGTGAACAAGTGGTATTTGGTCAAATACAGCAGAAGCAGGTACTTCATGCCGTAGAAAGAGAATCGCTCCCAGAGTTCGGTAGCAAAACAGATGTAAAGTCCTTTCGGATGGCCGAGCAATTCGCCCGAGCCAGCACGGGGGGCCGTCGTAGTGACGTCTGCGACATTTGATGTCATATCTGCAATCCCGGTTGTTATAGCTTTAATGAAAAGTCTCCGGCAGTGTAACAGTCGTCTTAAAAACTGGCGAACAGTTACAGGTGAAACAGGAAATGCGCCTGCAAAAAGGATTCCTTTGCGACAGGAATCGTGGAAAATCAGAAATCCAAAACACTAAATGGGGAAAATAATGATGAAAACCCCGAAAAATTCTGACCTGGCGGTGCCAGTCTGGTCACAGGCGCCGAGTCTCCGCACGGCGATGAGTGTTGGTTTTCTGCTGTTACTGCTGGCTGGATGCGGCGGTATGTCGCCTGCGCCGGAGTCCCCTATCGATCTGCCCTGGCTGCTTTCCGGGGAAGCGCTTTTTGCCGAGCCGGTAGAACCTGAGTCCCTGCCTGACGACGACATTCTCGGGCTCGAGCCGCAATTGCGCGGGTATCTGGCGCAGGTGGCACCCGGGGAAAGCCCCCAGCAGCGATTGGTTGCCTTGCTACGTGGTTTTGAGAATCGCGATTTTACCGTGCAGTATCAGGCCGACAGGACCCTTACAGCCTCTGAAACCTATTATCAGCAACAGGGCAACTGCATGGCGTTCACGGTAATGATGGTGGCCATGGCCCGGGAGCTGGGGGCGGATGCCTATTTCAATCAGGTAGAAGTGCCGCCGGTATGGGAGCATGCGGAGTCACATACATTTGTTGTGTACCGGCATATCAACATGGTGTCGGAAACCAGCCGTGGGCGCAGAGTGGTGGACTTTAACCTCGCCGCGTATGACCCGGTTTACGACCAGCGCAAACTCACGGACACGGAAGCCTTCGCCCAGTACTACAGCAATCGCGGCCTCGAGTGGATGCAGCAGGGGGATATGCGGCAGGCCTTCCTTTATTTACGCAAGGCCCTGGTGTTGCGCCCACAAAGCAGCGACCTGTGGGCAAATCTCGGTGCTTTTTACAGTCGCAACCGGCAACAGCTGGCTGCGGAGCAGAGCTATCTGCAGGCACTGCAGCTGCAGCACGACCACACCATTGCCATCAGTAATCTGGAGCGACTCTACCGCCAGCAGCAGCGCTTTGTTCTCGCGGATCACTACGCAGACAAGGCCCGTAGACACAGGGAACAAAACCCCTATTACCTCTACTACCAGGCGCGCAATGCCTATGATCACGGGGATTACAAAGTAGCAAAGCGGCAACTGAAGCGGGCTCTGTGGCAGTACCAAAATGATCACCGCTTTCATTTCCTGATGGGGCTGACCAGCTATCGCCTTGGTGACATAGAGGATTCTCGCGAGCATTTCACCGCGGCATTCTCCCTCGCGGAAAACCCCGGTACGCAGCAGGCGTACAACCGTAAACTCGAGTACCTCAAAAACCATCCATAACAAAAAAAGGGGGATGCCAATGGCATCCCCCTTTTTGCTTGCATCGACTGAACGTCGGCAACTTAGAACTGGTAAGAAGCACCAGCCCAGAAGTAGCGACCCTGGAAGTCGTAGAAGCTGTTCCAGTCGCCGTACCCAGAAGTGTCTTCCGGCTCTTTGTCGGATACGTTGTCGATACCGGCGGACAGGCGAGTCGCTTCGTTGAGGTCCCAACCAGCGCGCAGGTTCAGGTAAGTCATGGACTTAACCGGCTTGTACGCGCTGTAGCCATCGTCGAAGTACTGCATTTCAGCGCCCAGATCCCAGTCGTTGCCGTACCAGGTTGCGCTGGCCAGGCCGCGCCACTTCACGTACAGGCCACCAGTGGTGCCAACGTATTCGAGGTAGTCAGACTCGGTGCCGGACTGCTCGTTGAACTCGTTGTACTCCAGCAGGCGGGAAGCCTGAGCACGCAGGCCCAGACGGCCAGCATCGAAGTGCAGGTTGTGCACGATGTCAACGTCGACGCCGCGGGTATCAACCTTACCGATGTTCATCTTCGCACCTTCCAGTGCAACGATCTGATCGCCAGCACCGCGGGTAACGAACTGACACGCGCTCGCGATACCGTCGCGGAAGCAGTCATCCAGGATGCGCTGCAGGTCCGGAGAAGTAATGGCGTCTTCGATGCTGATATCGTAGTAGTCCAGAGTGATAGACAGGTCGTCTACAAAGCTCGGGGTCCACACGATACCGGCGGTGAAGGTTTGCGCTTCTTCCGGGGTCAGCTCTTCGTTACCACCGATGTTGGTGGGAACCTGGTTGCCAGCCTGGGTGAAGTTGGCGCCAACCATGTTGCAGTAGTCGCCCTGGCCTTCCTTGTTGGAAGTGCTGGTGTCACACGGGTCGATCAGGTACTCGTAGCTCTGAGCGGAACCGCTGAACAGCTCGTAGATGCCCGGCGCACGGAAGGAAGTGGAGTAGCTGGTACGGAAACGCACGTCTTCAACCGGTGCGTATACCAGGCCCACTTTACCGGTGCTCTGGCCACCGAAGGTGCTGAAATCGGAGTAGCGAACAGCAAAGTCAGCGGTTAGCTCTTCTGCAAAACGCGCACCCTGCAGGATCGGCAGGTTGAACTCGGCAAATACTTCAGTTACGTCGTACTCACCACCGGTAGCGTCTTGCTGGTTACCGAAGGTTTCGCCACTCTGGGTTTCCGGAGACGGGTTGAACTCACCGGATTCTTCGCGGTACTCGACACCCGCCGCAAAGCCCAGGGTACCGCCTTGGAATTGGATCGCGTCGATATCGCCAGAAATAGCCGCACCAACGTTCAACAGCTCGTAAGAGTTGTTTTCACGATCGTCGTAGCGGAAGTAGTCCATGATTTCCGGGCTCATACCGCCCGCGAAATTGAAGTCCAGGCCCGCTGCGCCGCTGAAGATCTCTTCCAGCTTGGTCTTGTTGTAAGAGTTCAGGGTTACGTTGTCGCCTTCGTTCTTGCCGTAGCTCGCGAAGGTGTCCCAGCTCCAACCGTTGGAGAAGTCACCGCGGAAACCTGCCGCAACGCGGTAGGTATCGGTGGTCTGCTCGTAAGAACGGGTGCCGCCGGATACCGGACGGATGCGGAAGTCGGAGAAGCCGTCAACCCAATCGGTGCCGTGAGAGGCTACCGGTGCAGTTGGCTCCAGGCCTTCCGGGCTACCCTGTGCTTCCCACTCGGCAACAGCAGCGTTGTACGCAGCCAGCTCGATCTGGTAGGCGTCGTCGGCTTTTTGCCAAGCGTCCTGCAGCTGGGTTTTGATCGCTTCCGGCAGGTGCTCTTCCGGGTTCAGCTCAAAACCGTTACCAGCGTACATCGGCTGTGCAGCCAGCTGCTGGTTGGTGGTTTTGGTGGTGTAGCTCGCCTCACCCCACAGCTCGACGCTGTCGGTGACGGAGAATTTGCCGGAAGCGGTACCGGAAGTACGCTCCATGGCGCCAGACAGCCACATGTGCTGGCCGATGTCGTAACCGGCGTATTTGCCCAGGGTTACGCCGTCTTCACCAACGCTGAAGCTACCGTAGTTGGTGAAAATATTACCGTTCGGACCCATGGAGCTGGTCAGGCCGGCCCAGTCGCGGTCGTTGTAAGTAATCTCGTCACGCTGGCTGTGGCTGATATTCGCGATAAAGCTACCGCGCTCACCTTCGCTACCGAAAGTGAAAGAGATATCGCCGTTCTCACCGCCGCCTTCAGAAGTGGCGCCAGCGCGCGCGTTGATGCGCAGGCCGTCGAAAGAATCTTTCATTACCACGTTGATAACACCGGCTACCGCATCGGAGCCGTAAACCGCAGAAGCACCATCGGTGAGCACTTCGATACGGTCGATCATTTCAACGGGAATGTTGTTCATATCTACTGCAGAGCTTACGCCGGAAGCAGAGGATACGAAGCGGCGGCCGTTGACCAGTACCAGGGTGCGTGCAGAGCCCAGGTTACGCAGGTCAACGAAGGACAGGCCCTGGCCGCCGTTGTTGTCATTGGCGTTGATACCAGTGGTACCCATGGACGGCAGCTGGTTCAGCAGCTCGTCGATGGTGCCCACGCCGGAGCGCTGGATGGCATCGGAATCTACGATAGTGATAGGGCCAGTGGTGGACAGCGGATCACGCGCAATACGTGAGCCGGTAACAATTACTTCTTCAACAACCGGACCAGCGGCGGTTTCTTGAGCGGACACCGCAGCAGCAGCCAGGGTACCGAACGCAGCAATAGCGATACTCAACTTGGTCTTGATCATAAATGCATCCTTTATGTCGTTAGAGGCACTTTTATTGGTTTGTTGTATTTTTAGTGCGAGCTGACTTTAAAGGATCATTTTTAATAGTGGAACTAACCTGACAATTTGGTATCTCAGTACTAGTGAAAAATCTGTTTGTTATTTGTTCGTTGGGTTTATTTTTTGAGCGTAAAGAAGTGTAACCGTCCGTTACATTTCTTCAATTTAAATACGTTATCTTAAATTTCGTATTTATTTAGGATGTATGTAACTAAAATAAAAAAATTATGACTCCCCATTTGCTGGGGTAATAATTTTGCGTGGTGAAAAAATAATCAATACTGGGTGTCTGATGTTTTTCTTGAAGTGAACTATCGAAAGAAAAGTCTGTGCCCGACAAAAGCTCTGAATAGTTGAGAGTTACCAGATGAAATTGTCGGGCAGCAGCGTTAGCGGTGTTTAACCCAGGCTCTGCTTGATGCCGTCGAGGAACAGCTGGACCGCCAGCATCACCAGTACCATTCCCATCAGACGTTCGACCGCAATCAATCCGCGATTGCCCAACAGTCGCGCAAGTGGCGACGACGCCAACAGAATCACCGCAGAAACCGCCCAGGCGCCGAGCAGCGCGAGGGTCCAGTTCCATAGCTGCTCCCCTTCGCTGTTGGTCATCAGCATAAGAATCGCCATGGTGGAAGGGCCGGCCACCAGCGGTACAGCCAGTGGCACGAAGAAAGGCTCTCCCTCCAGACGCTCACCCATGATCCCTCCCTCCATGGGGAACACCATACGAATGGCAATCAGGAACAGGATGATCGCCCCGGCAATCCGTATCGCTTCCTGCGATAGCCCCAGCCACGCAAGTACGAATCGTCCGCCGTACAGGAATACCAGCAGCACAATCAGCGCAAAGATCAGTTCGCGCATGATGACGAATAGCTGCCGTCGCTGCGGCACGTTCTTCAGTGCCGCAAGGAACACCGGGATATTGCCCAGTGGGTCCATGACGAAGAGGAGGGTAAGGAAGGCGGTTAAAGTATCCATTTGATATCAGAAATCCGGGAGTTAAGTTGCAGAGAGACTGGCCTGCGCCTTGTTCGAGAGTGTAGTGCCTTTGTGCGGGCAGTGGTCTGTGATTCCGCTAAGTGCGTCGTCCGGGCAGAAAATAGCTGGCACATAGATTGCCTGTTAATGGTGCCGGTTTTTCATTCGCTGTCGATTACCCTCAATGTTTAGTGACTTCACGATCAGTAGTGCAAGACCGGCGCATTGTAACGTGGCCGCGGAGATAGCGCATAAGGCCTGTTGAATGAATCCATAACTCTTTCTCAAGAGGTGTGACCAGCGTGAATCAAGTGCTCTCGGCGACACAGGCAACGCAGTTCCAAAAAGCGATGCAACACCTGATAGCCGGTAAATCTCAAACTGCTCTGGGTATGGCCCGCGATTTGGCCAGTGAGCAGCCCGGCGCTGCAGATGCTCATCAATTATTGGGAATGTGTCTGGGAGAACAGGGGTTTCCTGCCGAGGCGAGTTCAGCATTCGAGCGCGCATTATCTCTGCTTCCCGGGAATCGGGTGGTCTTGAAAAACTTCACCGCCTTTCTTGTCAAGCAGGGAAAGTTGTTCAGGTCGCGGCACCAATTTGATGCTGCCACTGCATTTTTGCAGCGGGCCGTAAAGCTAATGCCTGACCACCGGTTTGCCTGGGCTGAGCTCGGAATGGCACTGCGACTTACCGGTGATATCGATGGGGCTTTGTCTGCTTTTGACAAGGCAGTAAAGCTAGGTGGTGGTACACCAGCCTTAAGAAATGCGATTAACGGCACGCTGCAGGATGCCGGTCAACTGGAAACCGCAGTGCGCGGTGCGCAGCAGTTGGTAAATGAGAATCCGGGTTATGCCGGCGCGCAGGAAACTCTCGCAAATATTCTTTGGGAAAATAGACAACGCTTGCCCCGAGAAGATGATCCTTTTCGTCTGTTTAGACGCGCGGTAAAACAGCAGCCTGAAAATACGGAATTGCATATTAGCTTTGTGCGGATGTTGTTGTCGGCTAAATATTGGGATGAAGCACTAAACGTGTTATTGCCATTGCGTCTGCGGCAGCCGGATAACCCGGTTTTGTCCTGGTATTTCGCCGAGGCGCTCGAGAATACAGGGGAAGTTGAAGCAGCATCACGTCTGTTTTCCAGTATTGCATCAAAATGGAACAACAATGCAGGGTTTCTCAATGCGTACACGAGGCACGCTTTTCGGCGAAAGGAGATTGATCTCGCGAATGAATGTGCCAGTCGTGCAGTAGTCGTGGATCCGGGAAATCAGGAGGCCTGGGCGAATCTCGGGATTTTCTGGCGACTGCAAAATGATGCGCGTGAATACTGGTTGTTCGATTATGAAAATCTGATTGAATACATACAAATTGCCCCTCCATCTGGATATGCCAGCAACGAAGAATTTCTCACCGTACTTCAGAAAAAACTGGAGTCAATGCATCAGGTATCTGGAGAGCCTATTAACCAAAGTGTTCGCGGTGGCTCCCAGACTCCCGGCCGATTGTTCGGCCGCAAGGATCCCGTGCTCAACGAGCTTTGGCTGGCTTTACAGTCGGCAGTGGAAAACTGGCTGGGTACACTGCCAAGAGATGCAAAGCACCCGTTTTTGTCGCGCAATTTGAAGGCGGTGCGCTCTGTGGGTTCATGGTCGGTGCGGCTCGCATCCGCAGGTCGTCACTCCAACCACATTCACAACCAGGGTTGGTTGAGCTCGGCATTCCACGTGTCATTACCGCACGAAGTTCAAATCGGGGATAAAGCACAAAATGGCTGGCTGCAGTTTGGCTCACCATTGGAATCCCTGGGGCTTGAGTTGCCCGCCCGACGACTAATCCAGCCTAAAGCGGGTTGCCTGGCATTGTTTCCATCTTATATGTGGCACGGAACTGTGCCATTTACTGGTGAACAGGCACGGCTCACCATCGCTTTTGACATGCAGCCGACTGCTGGAACAAAATAACGCTTCCCTTCTTTAAATCACTTGCTTAACAGGATAATAAAATGAAGCGGAGTACTTTGGTGGGATTGCTTGTGCTGGCGTTGTCTCAATACGCATGTGTCAGCACCGAAACGGAATCTTCGGAGTCGCTGGCAGCCTCAGCCAGCGATGAAGTGTGCAAGATTACGGAAGTTACAGGAAGCCGTTTTAAACGCAGATTGTGCTATTCGCAAGCTGAGTGGGATGCGATCGATCGCGCACATAAAGACAAGATGCGAGAGATTGACAGTCAGCCTATTTCGCAGCGTGGAAACTGAATTTCTGTTGCGCCAGTGGAAAATTTCTTTTCTTGAAAGATGATTCTTTAGACATCATTACATGGCTGTTGTGAAAAGCCGGAGCTGAAAAGTTCCGGTTTTTTTATGTCTGCAGTTTCGCAATACAAAACTAATTTACAAAAAAAAGCCGGCGGGCTTTGGCCCGCCGGCTTTTCAGACTAAATGTCTACCAGGCTTAGAAACGAGCGTTAAAGCTGGTGAACATGTAACGGCCAGCTTGGTCGTAACCGCCCAGGGCGTTACCGTTTTCAGACAGGTTTACGCCAACCAGCGGCGGCTCCTTATCCCAGACATTGTTGATGCCCAGGGTCAGAGTACCGTAGGTGGTTTCGACTGCTGCGGACAGGTCCAGGTAGTCATAGGAGTCCAGACCGCGACCGCCACTGGAAAGGTAGGGGTCTGCCGCATAGCCCAGCAGTTCGCCGCTGTACTGATCCTCAAACGCGGCTCCACCGATGTGGCGCCAGCGCATGCCTACGCTCCAGCTGTCGAGGTTGTAACGCAGGTTGGCAATGTGGCGCCATTCCGGAGAGTGGCAGGACACGTTAACCAGGCCGGCGCAGTCATAGGAAGAGCTCTCATCACCGGGGATCGGCTCAAAGTAGTCTTTCAACACGTAAGTGGTGACAAAAGAAGCAGTCATGCTTCCTACGCCCATATCGAAGCTATAGCTGGCGCTGAGGTCGATACCTTCACGCTCCATGATGCCGTTGTTGCCGATCTGGTTGAAGATCATACCCGCGGTTGCAACCTCGGTGCTGTTGCCCACCCACAGGTCGCCAGTACCGGTACCTTCTGTGTCGCGACGGATATCGCTACAGAACAGACCCTGGCTCAAACAGGCGTTCAGCTTGGTGGAGGCGCCAACGGTAGAGATTACGTCTTCCACTTCGATGTTGTAGTAGTCAATCGCCAGGTTCAGATTGTCAACCGGGGTAGCCGCAACACCAAAAGTGAAGGTGGTGGCATCTTCCGGGGTCAACTCGTCATTACCGCCGGAGAACATGTTGTACTGGCCAGCCGGGCTCGGATCGATGTTGCCGTACATTTCGGCGGTTACACCGGTACGCGCACACTGTTCGAATGTGGCTTCAGGATCCTCGCCAGCGCAGGGATCGGTACCGCTCCACAGTGCCATGGTGGCCGGGGTGTACAGGTCGTTCAGGGTGGCGGCGCGAATTGCACGGTTCCAGCTGGCGCGTACCAGGTAGTCCTCGGCAAAGCGTGCGCTCAGGCCCAGCTTGAAGGTGCTTACACCACCGGAGGTGCTGTAATCGGAGTAGCGGTAGCCAAGCTCTGCACCAAAGCTGTTCAGTGCGCCCATATCTGCCAGCAGCGGAATCGAGGACTCGAAGAACACCTCGGTTACATCGATACTTGCATCCAGGTTGGTGTCGGCACCACCCGCGCCAGCGAACTCACCGGCCAGGGAGTTGGCGTCGGACGCGCGCGTGAAGGTATTTTCACGGTATTCAACACCCGCTACCAGGCCAATGGTTTCGCCTTTGGCGGACGGCAGGCCAAAGCCCAGGTCGCCGCTTGCGTAAGCCTGCAGGACGGTGAAGGTGGTATCGATATTCTGCCAGCTGACTGCGGCCAGTGCGTTGGCGGCTTCAACAGAAATGTTGTTGTTCCAGATGTCGTAGGGCAGACAGCCTTCGAAGGAGCCTGCCTGACATCCGGTGGCTGCGTCGGCGATACGACTGAACAGGAAGTCGTTGTAGCCCTGGCTTTCGGCGCTGTTTTCGCCGTAAGTCAGAGAAGCATCGTAGGTCCAGTTGTCATTGATTTCGCCGTTGCCACCGATAACGAAACGGTAGCTTTCGTTCTCGTCGTTCCACAGGCGCGGGCCACCCTCGGTGTTGCGCTTGTACAGGCGAGCGGTGACGGTTTCATCGGTGATGCCCGCGTCGGCACAGAGGCTGCCGATCAGGGCGCTGTCACACGGTACGGTAACCGCGGCGCCGAAGGTGCCGGATTCTGCGATCTGCACACCGCTCTTGCGCTGTACATACATCAGCTCGGTGTACGGAGTGAAGTGTTCGTTCACTTCATACTTGGCGATAAAGCCAGCGGTGTAACGCTCATCCGGGCGCTGGTAAAAGTTGATCGGCGCGTAGTTGTATACGTTACGGCCAGGGGTGAAGCTGCCGTCACCGTCAGCGGTGTACCAGCTGCCATCAACCAGGAAGTTACCAGGATTCGCGGTAGCTGAGCCGCCACAGTACTCGGTGCGAGATGTGGAGCTGTGACCCAGGGCACAAGAAGAGTAGTCGCGGTCACCCTGCATCAGGGCTTCGTTTTCACGATAGGTAACATAACCAACAAAGTTACCTTTCTCGGCAAAGCTGGTGCCAAACATTACATCCAGGTTGTTGCTGCCACCATCGACACCGCTGCCGGTGGGGTAGTCGTAACCCGCGTCATCCAGCAGGCCCTGCATGTACTTGTTGTCATTTTTGTGCTGGTAGCCCTGCCAGCCAACATTCACGCCAACGCCTTCAAACTCGTCGTCCAGCTCAAAGTTCACAACGCCAGCAACGGCGTCCGCGCCGTATACGGCAGATGCGCCGCCGGACATTACATCAACGCGCTTTACCATGGCTGCCGGGACGATGGACAGGTCGGTGGTCTCGTAAGTACCGGACGGCAGGCGACGACCGTTTACCAGGGTCAGGGTACGCTCAGCACCAAGGTTACGCAGGGATACAGACGCGTAGCCGTAGGAGCCGTTGTTCATGAAGTTGTCGAAGTTCATGTCCAGCTGCGGATACTGGTTCACCAGATCCTCAACGGTAGTAG
Encoded here:
- a CDS encoding TonB-dependent receptor domain-containing protein, coding for MKKNLLSLAVKGALGLTAAAIMVPAMPAFAQEDEAQAVEEVIVTGSRLRVSQTQTATSPVTEINAEEFAINGATTVEDLVNQYPQLDMNFDNFMNNGSYGYASVSLRNLGAERTLTLVNGRRLPSGTYETTDLSIVPAAMVKRVDVMSGGASAVYGADAVAGVVNFELDDEFEGVGVNVGWQGYQHKNDNKYMQGLLDDAGYDYPTGSGVDGGSNNLDVMFGTSFAEKGNFVGYVTYRENEALMQGDRDYSSCALGHSSTSRTEYCGGSATANPGNFLVDGSWYTADGDGSFTPGRNVYNYAPINFYQRPDERYTAGFIAKYEVNEHFTPYTELMYVQRKSGVQIAESGTFGAAVTVPCDSALIGSLCADAGITDETVTARLYKRNTEGGPRLWNDENESYRFVIGGNGEINDNWTYDASLTYGENSAESQGYNDFLFSRIADAATGCQAGSFEGCLPYDIWNNNISVEAANALAAVSWQNIDTTFTVLQAYASGDLGFGLPSAKGETIGLVAGVEYRENTFTRASDANSLAGEFAGAGGADTNLDASIDVTEVFFESSIPLLADMGALNSFGAELGYRYSDYSTSGGVSTFKLGLSARFAEDYLVRASWNRAIRAATLNDLYTPATMALWSGTDPCAGEDPEATFEQCARTGVTAEMYGNIDPSPAGQYNMFSGGNDELTPEDATTFTFGVAATPVDNLNLAIDYYNIEVEDVISTVGASTKLNACLSQGLFCSDIRRDTEGTGTGDLWVGNSTEVATAGMIFNQIGNNGIMEREGIDLSASYSFDMGVGSMTASFVTTYVLKDYFEPIPGDESSSYDCAGLVNVSCHSPEWRHIANLRYNLDSWSVGMRWRHIGGAAFEDQYSGELLGYAADPYLSSGGRGLDSYDYLDLSAAVETTYGTLTLGINNVWDKEPPLVGVNLSENGNALGGYDQAGRYMFTSFNARF